A single genomic interval of Daucus carota subsp. sativus chromosome 1, DH1 v3.0, whole genome shotgun sequence harbors:
- the LOC108203193 gene encoding receptor homology region, transmembrane domain- and RING domain-containing protein 2, with product MLRIEARVLLNIYIHTFMMANFWLLILCFSCWISSGVLANVVLMTNNATLSFQDIEANFSPSIKGSGECGTLYKADPLDACSPLKNIVPKIKEGGLSLFALIVRGGCSFEDKVRRAQIAGFKAAIVYDNEDGDLVAMAGNSAGIRIHAVFISKASGQLLTKYIGATNMELWIIPSFENSAWSIMAISFISLLAMSAVLATCFFVRRHRIRRERPRAPRTREFHGMSSQLVKAMPCLIFTAVLDDNCTSSTCAICIEDYTVGEKLRVLPCRHKFHATCVDAWLTSWRTFCPVCKRDARTSTGEPPASERTPLLSSAASSILSSFRSSLASSPAMQIGSARSNRFASISRVGSYGSSYYQQSLPSYQQSPHLSASQSSLDLRNASSQRSIAPHLASSNSLGYPSLSPLNARYMSPYIPSPGNASSYIGSSNQAHPLHLSESTASFSPYASAHSLPGC from the exons ATGTTGAGAATTGAAGCTAGGGTTTTGttgaatatatacatacatactttTATGATGGCTAATTTTTGGTTGttgattttatgtttttcttGTTGGATTTCAAGTGGGGTTCTTGCTAATGTGGTTTTGATGACAAACAATGCTACCTTATCTTTTCAAGACATTGAGGCCAATTTTT CTCCATCAATAAAAGGATCAGGGGAATGTGGCACTCTGTACAAGGCAGATCCCCTGGATGCTTGCTCACCCCTAAAGAACATAGTTCCTAAAATCAAAGAAGGTGGTCTCTCTCTATTTGCGTTGATTGTTAGAGGCGGATGTAGCTTTGAAGATAAAGTTAGAAGAGCGCAAATTGCAGGTTTCAAAGCAGCCATTGTGTATGACAATGAAGATGGTGATTTAGTTGCAA TGGCTGGAAATTCAGCTGGGATAAGAATACATGCTGTCTTTATTTCCAAAGCTTCTGGCCAGTTACTCACCAAATATATTGGTGCAACTAACATGGAACTGTGGATTATTCCGAGTTTTGAAAACTCAGCATGGTCAATCATGGCTATATCTTTCATTTCACTACTTGCCATGTCCGCAGTACTGGCTACATGTTTCTTTGTGCGGAGACATAGAATAAGAAGAGAACGGCCCCGAGCACCGCGAACTCGTGAATTTCATGGGATGAGTAGTCAGTTGGTGAAAGCCATGCCATGCCTAATATTTACAGCAGTTTTGGATGATAATTGTACATCGTCAACATGTGCGATATGTATCGAGGATTACACCGTTGGTGAGAAGCTTAGAGTTTTACCATGCCGGCATA AATTCCATGCCACCTGTGTTGATGCTTGGCTTACCTCCTGGAGAACATTTTGTCCTGTTTGCAAACGTGACGCAAGGACAAGTACAGGTGAGCCACCAGCATCAGAACGTACGCCTTTGCTTTCATCTGCAGCGTCTTCTATATTGTCGTCATTCAGGTCATCACTGGCATCATCACCAGCCATGCAAATAGGGTCTGCAAGGTCAAACCGGTTTGCATCTATATCTCGCGTTGGGTCATATGGTAGTTCTTACTATCAACAATCTCTTCCGTCCTATCAGCAGTCCCCACATCTAAGTGCGAGCCAAAGTTCATTAGACCTCAGAAATGCATCTTCACAAAGATCTATTGCTCCCCATTTGGCTTCGTCAAACTCACTGGGTTACCCATCTCTATCACCTCTTAATGCCAGATACATGTCCCCATATATTCCTAGTCCTGGAAATGCATCAAGTTATATAGGGTCTTCTAATCAGGCACACCCATTGCATCTAAGCGAGTCAACTGCAAGCTTTTCTCCGTATGCTTCAGCTCATTCTCTTCCAGGATGCTGA